From a region of the Alnus glutinosa chromosome 1, dhAlnGlut1.1, whole genome shotgun sequence genome:
- the LOC133861282 gene encoding NAC domain-containing protein 14-like, translating into MAAWSLNLPRGFRFCPTDEEIIDYYLRSKITGNDKKLHFIPELHFFKREPWDLPDFSGIETKDLEWFFFSPQDLKHPNGNRLNRATNAGYWKVTGKDRAIKSGASLIGKKKVLVFYKGRVPMGEKTDWVMHEYHSSLGTYPGQVGFLSRLLPCCFLPFNQFSLLINFMQNTFVLCRLFDKHKKRVRGPKFTTSESCPEKTESKLALVSVQAEDYRTTDECFDSAENQVAEVTDTEFDLRLEEEELKMLSVLMKNPLDCNPLTPLTSLPNTPTVSSPNTAKSSLEEAESELALLASVFPALGEEGDNHAAEETAGDQVEVDSNMFSVPPEPLDWSFLSPLHSQMQKVFDPFCMSYSRYLDDELPFQYGTNEPAAFTSELWGHPMPNYPDEFLHNDRSSQKNLAFDRETMENVESVKDNRSRSAPSVTTGPLVISDQTISDDFWVVTDSRR; encoded by the exons ATGGCTGCGTGGTCTTTGAATCTGCCACGGGGGTTCAGGTTCTGTCCGACGGACGAGGAAATCATCGACTACTACTTGAGGTCAAAGATCACTGGGAATGACAAAAAGCTTCACTTTATTCCCGAACTTCATTTCTTCAAACGGGAGCCCTGGGATTTGCCAG ATTTCTCCGGCATAGAGACAAAGGATTTAGAGTGGTTCTTCTTCTCGCCACAGGACCTGAAGCACCCGAATGGGAATCGGTTGAACAGGGCAACCAATGCTGGGTACTGGAAAGTGACTGGAAAGGATCGGGCAATCAAGTCCGGAGCAAGCTTGATCGGAAAGAAAAAGGTTCTGGTTTTCTATAAAGGGCGTGTTCCAATGGGCGAAAAGACTGATTGGGTAATGCATGAGTACCATTCATCCCTTGGCACCTACCCCGGTCAGGTTGGCTTTCTATCTCGTCTTTTGCCATGTTGCTTTTTGCCGTTTAACCAATTCTCTTTGTTGATTAACTTTATGCAGAATACCTTTGTCCTCTGTCGTTTATTCGACAAACATAAAAAGCGTGTCAGAGGACCAAAATTTACCACTTCCGAATCTTGCCCTGAAAAAACAGAGTCGAAACTAGCACTGGTGTCAGTGCAAGCTGAAGATTATCGAACCACTGATGAATGTTTTGATTCTGCAGAGAATCAAGTGGCAGAAGTGACAGATACTGAG TTTGATCTGCGACTGGAGGAGGAAGAACTAAAAATGCTCTCTGTCCTGATGAAAAATCCACTAGATTGCAACCCTTTGACCCCCTTAACTTCACTCCCCAATACACCTACCGTTTCATCTCCCAACACAGCTAAATCTTCTCTTGAAGAAGCAGAGTCTGAGCTAGCACTACTGGCTTCAGTATTTCCAGCATTAGGAGAGGAAGGTGATAATCATGCTGCCGAAGAAACAGCTGGTGATCAG GTGGAGGTAGACTCGAATATGTTCTCTGTCCCGCCAGAGCCACTAGATTGGAGCTTCCTCTCCCCATTACACTCGCAGATGCAAAAAGTGTTTGATCCTTTTTGCATGTCTTACTCAAGATACCTTGATGATGAGCTGCCTTTTCAATATGGCACGAATGAGCCAGCCGCCTTTACCTCCGAGTTATGGGGTCATCCCATGCCTAATTATCCAGATGAATTCCTTCATAATGATCGTAGCAGTCAAAAGAATCTCGCTTTTGACCGTGAGACCATGGAAAACGTGGAATCTGTTAAGGACAACAGATCACGCAGTGCACCAAGTGTCACTACTGGACCTTTGGTTATTAGCGACCAAACTATCAGCGACGACTTTTGGGTCGTCACTGACAGTCGTCggtaa
- the LOC133856444 gene encoding NAC domain-containing protein 14-like isoform X1: MDTLSLTNQPWGVRFSPTDEEIFQRYLMLKNSGNEEEVGFIREVNFFKREPWELPDYSGIETITKDQEWFFFSQLDLKNRNGNRLNRKTDAGYWKVTGKDLKISSVDGESLIGKKKILVFHEGRSPNSKITDWVLHEYHATRTELQGTNPAQKTFVLCRLFKRPNNINGSKGRKRKYSTKARPAKSKPAARASVSPPSVNYNEEVDNHVTRCCPNGTTTSSVSTASSVDEEGDHNHVTRCYPTTTFDGKTSNTKAFSTECNHISEKAFTKKDQVGEGMVDDDHEAVDSTMSGVPPELLDIDRSKPFHSRMHPLCMPFSVADDSNYRDDEVPYQYGTNVTRCCPDGKTTSSVFPASSVNEEGDHNHVTRCYPTTTFDGTTSNTKAFSTERNQCSEKASTKKDQVAEGTADDDHEAVDSTMSGVPPALRDIDWRKQLPVLSPDHPFYVSFTVPVDSNYCYDVPYQYGTNDGAALFSEICGPMDIDYPDAFPQNDPSSQENLP, from the exons ATGGATACGTTGTCTTTGACGAATCAGCCATGGGGTGTCAGGTTCAGTCCGACGGACGAGGAAATCTTCCAACGGTACCTGATGCTAAAGAACAGTGGGAATGAAGAAGAAGTTGGCTTCATTCGCGAAGTTAATTTCTTCAAACGGGAGCCCTGGGAGTTGCCTG ATTACTCCGGCATAGAGACAATTACAAAGGATCAAGAGTGGTTCTTCTTCTCGCAACTTGATCTGAAGAACCGGAATGGGAATCGGTTGAACAGGAAGACCGATGCTGGGTACTGGAAAGTAACTGGTAAGGATCTCAAAATCTCGTCCGTTGACGGAGAGAGCTTGattggaaagaaaaagataCTGGTTTTCCATGAGGGGCGTTCTCCAAACAGCAAAATAACTGATTGGGTCTTGCATGAGTACCACGCGACCCGGACGGAGCTTCAGGGCACCAACCCCGCTCAG AAAACCTTTGTCCTCTGTCGTTTATTCAAGAGACCTAACAATATTAATGGTAGCAAAGGTCGAAAGCGAAAGTACTCTACCAAAGCTAGACCTGCCAAGTCTAAACCAGCTGCTCGTGCTTCAGTATCTCCACCATCAGTTAATTATAATGAGGAAGTTGACAATCATGTCACAAGATGCTGTCCTAATGGAACGACGACATCTTCAGTTTCTACAGCATCATCAGTTGATGAGGAAGGTGATCACAATCATGTCACAAGATGTTATCCAACAACAACTTTTGACGGAAAGACATCAAACACTAAAGCATTCAGTACCGAGTGTAACCACATTAGTGAAAAAGCGTTCACTAAAAAAGATCAGGTGGGCGAAGGAATGGTTGATGATGATCATGAG GCGGTAGACTCAACTATGTCCGGTGTCCCACCAGAGCTACTAGATATAGATCGGAGCAAGCCCTTCCACTCGCGGATGCATCCTCTTTGCATGCCTTTCTCTGTCGCAGATGATTCAAACTACCGTGATGATGAGGTGCCTTATCAATATGGCACGAATGTCACAAGATGCTGTCCTGATGGAAAGACGACATCTTCAGTTTTTCCAGCATCATCAGTTAATGAGGAAGGTGATCACAATCATGTCACAAGATGTTATCCGACAACAACTTTTGACGGAACGACATCAAACACTAAAGCATTCAGTACTGAGCGTAACCAATGTAGTGAAAAAGCATCCACTAAAAAAGATCAGGTGGCCGAAGGAACGGCTGATGATGATCATGAG GCGGTAGACTCAACTATGTCCGGTGTCCCACCAGCGCTACGAGATATAGATTGGCGCAAGCAGTTGCCCGTGCTGTCGCCCGACCATCCTTTTTACGTGTCTTTCACTGTTCCCGTTGATTCAAACTACTGTTATGATGTGCCTTATCAATATGGCACGAATGATGGAGCCGCCTTATTCTCTGAGATATGTGGTCCAATGGATATTGATTATCCGGATGCGTTCCCTCAGAATGATCCCAGCAGTCAAGAGAATCTTCCTTAA
- the LOC133875146 gene encoding uncharacterized protein LOC133875146, whose product MSSPDVKCELYVKYNSYHYCLSSVTVFLQLKNYPEGCESKPIATEEGEASENSEMSQDPSTSMRLSLRSKGDILTGNINGLPVFSKAAPLRCEIESFAFVFIIFAGVWRSSLKF is encoded by the exons ATGTCGTCGCCCGATGTTAAATGTGAGTTATATGTAAAATATAACTCATATCACTACTGTTTGTCATCGGTGACGGTTTTTCTGCAATTGAAAAACTATCCAGAAGGCTGTGAATCAAAACCAATTGCTACAGAG GAGGGCGAAGCTTCTGAAAACAGTGAAATGTCTCAAGATCCAAGTACCAGTATGAGGCTAAGCTTGAGGTCTAAAGGCGACATTTTGACAGGCAATATTAACGGCCTTCCTGTGTTCTCAAAAGCTGCTCCTCTTCGTTGCGAGATCGAGTCATTTGCTTTTGTGTTCATAATCTTTGCTGGCGTATGGAGATCATCTCTTAAATTTTGA
- the LOC133856444 gene encoding NAC domain-containing protein 74-like isoform X2 has protein sequence MKKKLASFAKLISSNGSPGSCLVINYSGIETITKDQEWFFFSQLDLKNRNGNRLNRKTDAGYWKVTGKDLKISSVDGESLIGKKKILVFHEGRSPNSKITDWVLHEYHATRTELQGTNPAQKTFVLCRLFKRPNNINGSKGRKRKYSTKARPAKSKPAARASVSPPSVNYNEEVDNHVTRCCPNGTTTSSVSTASSVDEEGDHNHVTRCYPTTTFDGKTSNTKAFSTECNHISEKAFTKKDQVGEGMVDDDHEAVDSTMSGVPPELLDIDRSKPFHSRMHPLCMPFSVADDSNYRDDEVPYQYGTNVTRCCPDGKTTSSVFPASSVNEEGDHNHVTRCYPTTTFDGTTSNTKAFSTERNQCSEKASTKKDQVAEGTADDDHEAVDSTMSGVPPALRDIDWRKQLPVLSPDHPFYVSFTVPVDSNYCYDVPYQYGTNDGAALFSEICGPMDIDYPDAFPQNDPSSQENLP, from the exons ATGAAGAAGAAGTTGGCTTCATTCGCGAAGTTAATTTCTTCAAACGGGAGCCCTGGGAGTTGCCTGGTGATCA ATTACTCCGGCATAGAGACAATTACAAAGGATCAAGAGTGGTTCTTCTTCTCGCAACTTGATCTGAAGAACCGGAATGGGAATCGGTTGAACAGGAAGACCGATGCTGGGTACTGGAAAGTAACTGGTAAGGATCTCAAAATCTCGTCCGTTGACGGAGAGAGCTTGattggaaagaaaaagataCTGGTTTTCCATGAGGGGCGTTCTCCAAACAGCAAAATAACTGATTGGGTCTTGCATGAGTACCACGCGACCCGGACGGAGCTTCAGGGCACCAACCCCGCTCAG AAAACCTTTGTCCTCTGTCGTTTATTCAAGAGACCTAACAATATTAATGGTAGCAAAGGTCGAAAGCGAAAGTACTCTACCAAAGCTAGACCTGCCAAGTCTAAACCAGCTGCTCGTGCTTCAGTATCTCCACCATCAGTTAATTATAATGAGGAAGTTGACAATCATGTCACAAGATGCTGTCCTAATGGAACGACGACATCTTCAGTTTCTACAGCATCATCAGTTGATGAGGAAGGTGATCACAATCATGTCACAAGATGTTATCCAACAACAACTTTTGACGGAAAGACATCAAACACTAAAGCATTCAGTACCGAGTGTAACCACATTAGTGAAAAAGCGTTCACTAAAAAAGATCAGGTGGGCGAAGGAATGGTTGATGATGATCATGAG GCGGTAGACTCAACTATGTCCGGTGTCCCACCAGAGCTACTAGATATAGATCGGAGCAAGCCCTTCCACTCGCGGATGCATCCTCTTTGCATGCCTTTCTCTGTCGCAGATGATTCAAACTACCGTGATGATGAGGTGCCTTATCAATATGGCACGAATGTCACAAGATGCTGTCCTGATGGAAAGACGACATCTTCAGTTTTTCCAGCATCATCAGTTAATGAGGAAGGTGATCACAATCATGTCACAAGATGTTATCCGACAACAACTTTTGACGGAACGACATCAAACACTAAAGCATTCAGTACTGAGCGTAACCAATGTAGTGAAAAAGCATCCACTAAAAAAGATCAGGTGGCCGAAGGAACGGCTGATGATGATCATGAG GCGGTAGACTCAACTATGTCCGGTGTCCCACCAGCGCTACGAGATATAGATTGGCGCAAGCAGTTGCCCGTGCTGTCGCCCGACCATCCTTTTTACGTGTCTTTCACTGTTCCCGTTGATTCAAACTACTGTTATGATGTGCCTTATCAATATGGCACGAATGATGGAGCCGCCTTATTCTCTGAGATATGTGGTCCAATGGATATTGATTATCCGGATGCGTTCCCTCAGAATGATCCCAGCAGTCAAGAGAATCTTCCTTAA